From the Haladaptatus sp. DJG-WS-42 genome, the window ACCACCGCGACCTCGCCACCGTGCTCGACGCGCTCAACGTCGAATCCGCCCACCTCGTCGGCGCGTCGATGGGCGGAGCGGCCGCCCTCGATTTCACCCTCACCCACCCACACCGCGTCAAGAGTCTCACCCTCGTCGCACCGGGCCTGAGCGGGTGCGAAGTCACCGACGCACAACTCCGCACTCGCTGGGACGAGGTCGAAGCCGCGTTCGAGGCGGGTGATTTTGAGCGAACCGCGACCATCGAGAGCGAGATGTGGCTGTCCGGGCCGTCGCGGGCGCTCAACGAGGTGGATGCAGAGAGTCGGGAACTGGTTCGGAGAATGCTCCTCCGGAGCTACGAGCTGTATACTGATGATGCGACGGAAGAGGAGTTAGAGCCACCCGCGATTGGCAGGTTGGGAGAGGTTGCGGTTCCTGTGTTGTTGATTTCGGGGACACTCGATGCGCCCGTCATGGAGGACACTGCGGCGGTGTTGGAAGCGGGGTTGGAAGATGTGCGGGTTGAAATGATTGCAGGGGCAGCGCATCTGCCATCGCTTGAGAAATCGGGGGAGTTCAATGGGTTGCTGAAGGACTTTTTGAATGCGATTGCTGAGTAGCGGGTCGCTCGGTTGTAGAAAATAGGTCGGTCAGGGTCTCTCTGCAGGTGGGCGAATTTTCTCAGTATTGCGGTTCGAAGTACGCCTTACCACGCACGACTCGTAGTCGATCCACAGAAAAGCACGTCCTCGTTTCAAATTCACGACCGTGGCACGCATTCTTTCAGGTAGGGTATCGGGTGGGATGGGTGCTCCCAGAACGTCCCGCTCAGCACCTATAAGCTATCAGTAGTCGAACTAGCGGTGTGAAAACCGGAGCCCCATCAGCCGACTCCACGGGTGTTGGATGGAGAGGGGTTGTCGCGTTCCTCGTGCTTACGTTCGGGTTTTCGTGGGGGATTTGGGTGCCACAAGCACTCGTCGCTGAGGGGTTCATAGAGAGTGTTCCAACGCTCCCAAGTATCGGCGCTTATGGCCCGACCGTCGCCGCGTTCGTCCTCGTGACGTACGCAAACGGGTTGACCGGGGCAAAACAGCTCGCGGTGCGAGCCGTACAACTGGATTTCCCGAAGCGTTGGCTCATTCCTGCACTCGTTCTCGCCCCGGTAATCGTGTTCCTCTCGCTTGGGGTTGCCGTCGTGACTGAAACGACTCCGTCGTTCCCGTGGACCGGGAACCTCGTCGTCCTCCCCATCGCGTTCGTGGCCATCTCTTGTTGGGCGGTCCCATCCAGGAGGAGTTCGGCTGGAGAGGATACCTGCTTGGGCCATTGCAAGAACGGTTTACGGCACTCGGCGGGGGTGTTGCGGTTGGGCTCATCTGGGCACTCTGGCACGTCCCACTCTTCTACATCCCGAGTGAGACGATTTACTATCAGAGTTCGTTCGTCGGGTTCACCGTCTCGATAACCCTGCTCTCGGTCCTCATGACGTGGGTGTACAACAACACGAACGCGAGCCTCCTGCCCGCACTGCTCTTCCACGCGACGTGGAACTGGTCACAGGGGATGTTTCCAATTCTCGAATCCGACCCGGCGAGCCTCACAATGGTCGTACTGCTTGTCGGTACGACCGGCGCAGTCGTTGCGTACTGGGGGCCACGGCGACTCCTTTGCGCCGACGATTCTGTGGCCACACACGCGCCTTCGCGATAGGTTTCTGCAGCTTCGTCACGGTACTCAGCGGTTGTGATTGCGGTTTTCAGGGTCGAATTCAGTGTTGAGAGCTATTGGGTAGAAAGCAGGCCTCGGCACACGAGCCAGTGAATATTACCGACTCGCTGAACTATTTATAGAAGAAGACTTGGTTTTTACTCAAATAGACATACGGCGCTACGATATCTCGAGGAATGCGCCCTATGTAGCGGAATACTCTGAGCCTGCTCGCAACCGAACTCGCTACGGACTCGACAGAGATTCCAAGACGAGATAATCCCGTTTCACTTTCACTCTGGTTTGCAGACACTTATTGTCTGACGCACGCATGACAACATATGAGCGATAAAGGAAATTCCCTTGCCAACATCAAGGTGAACAAAAAGCCCATCAAAGACCTCGACAGCGAAGTTGTGACAGCTCGAGAGATCATCAGTGCCTCCGGCCGAGACCCCGACGAGGTCGATGTCTTCCAACTCGAGAATCAGGGAGACGAAGACGGCGACAAAGTGGCACTGTCCACGGAGTTCGACCGAACCGAGAAGCCCACGAAAACGCTCTTCTTCCGAGCGGTTCCTCAGCGAAATGTCGGCTGCTGAGTTCCCTCCAAAGCTCCAACAAGACGCCGAGTATCTTCGGAAGGAAGGATACGACGTGGAGCTAGAGCGAGAAGGGAACAATGTCTATGCGCTGTTCCACGAGTTCCAGCTACCTGAGGGGAAATACAACAAGCAAACGGTGACTATCCTACAACCAGTCCCGATTCCATATCCTGACGGAGAGATGGAGATGTTCTGGACCGACGAAGACATTCGGACCACAAATGGAGAGATTCCTGAAAAGGCAGGTACGGTAAACTCCTATTTTGGTGAAAAATGGCGGCGGTTCTCGTGGCACAGAAAAAAGAAATGGGACCCT encodes:
- a CDS encoding alpha/beta hydrolase, with amino-acid sequence MTPPHAEPPEGHATLKTGYVTVDGTRLFYRTAGHGTPLVFVHAGVAYSRLWNEQLDVFADDYRAIAYDLRGFGRSKLPPKSYAHHRDLATVLDALNVESAHLVGASMGGAAALDFTLTHPHRVKSLTLVAPGLSGCEVTDAQLRTRWDEVEAAFEAGDFERTATIESEMWLSGPSRALNEVDAESRELVRRMLLRSYELYTDDATEEELEPPAIGRLGEVAVPVLLISGTLDAPVMEDTAAVLEAGLEDVRVEMIAGAAHLPSLEKSGEFNGLLKDFLNAIAE
- a CDS encoding E2/UBC family protein, translating into MSAAEFPPKLQQDAEYLRKEGYDVELEREGNNVYALFHEFQLPEGKYNKQTVTILQPVPIPYPDGEMEMFWTDEDIRTTNGEIPEKAGTVNSYFGEKWRRFSWHRKKKWDPATDDLIDQVSFIEQRFVEHD
- a CDS encoding CPBP family intramembrane glutamic endopeptidase; the encoded protein is MGGPIQEEFGWRGYLLGPLQERFTALGGGVAVGLIWALWHVPLFYIPSETIYYQSSFVGFTVSITLLSVLMTWVYNNTNASLLPALLFHATWNWSQGMFPILESDPASLTMVVLLVGTTGAVVAYWGPRRLLCADDSVATHAPSR